The Zingiber officinale cultivar Zhangliang chromosome 10A, Zo_v1.1, whole genome shotgun sequence genome contains a region encoding:
- the LOC122026940 gene encoding calcium-transporting ATPase 7, plasma membrane-type-like, which translates to MDSVADFLILPDRRFAASAPLRRWRIAYHMICSCRAMSILVRKQFAAIRWAPSYVAIDVDGDSTSLTFPKVADAGSLKPLVKERRLEDLHRLGGSAGLVSALASDAEDGIQGGGDDLSSRQAAFGSNTYPRPKPKGFFHFVFEAINDLFIIILMVCAAISLAFGIKEHGLKDGWYDGASIFLAVFLVSVVSAVSNFRQMKRFHKLSAECDNIRATVVRGGRRQPVSISDVVVGDVVLLNIGDQVPADGVFLQGHSLQVDESSMTGESHPVDVDAVKNPFLTSGVKVIDGYASMLVTAVGTDTTWGEMMGSITRETSEPTPLQERLQGLTSSIGKIGIAVAAVVFAVLVIRYFTGSTKGDDGRPKFDKHNAKASDVISGLVDMFQDAVTIIVVAIPEGLPLAVTLTLAFSMTRMMKDNAMVRRLSACETMGSVTTICTDKTGTLTLNRMKVTQFWIGNEQCTPATSIAPGVLTLLYQAVGLNTTGSVFQPTAASEPEITGSPTEKALLSWSISDLGMVAEEMKKKCVVIHVEAFNSEKKRSGIFVEEKASGAMITHWKGAAEMLLVRCSHYTETNGSVKRVDLEAKSKLESIIHDMAASSLRCIAFAYKNTTGTEGFEANRGEASRLDDTELTLLGFVGLKDPCRPEVARAIDACRNAGVGVKMITGDNVFTARAIAVECGIIRPEESEALVVEGQEFRNYSPEERLEKVDQICVMARSSPFDKLLMVQCLKQKGQVVAVTGDGTNDAPALKEADVGLAMGIQGTEVAKESSDIVIMDDNFDTVVTVMRWGRCVYNNIQKFLQFQLTVNVAALVINFVSAVATGAVPLTTVQLLWVNLIMDTMGALALATDTPTRELMEKPPVGRTAPLITSVMWRNLLAQALFQVAVLLVFQFRGESLLGWSEAENNTMIFNTFVLCQVFNEFNARKLEKKNVFQGIHKNKLFLGIVAVTVVLQVMMVEFLRKFAGTVRLGWGQWGICVGIATISWPIGWLVKFMPVADNPWLQLRRYVKA; encoded by the coding sequence ATGGATAGTGTAGCAGATTTCTTGATCCTCCCCGACCGGCGCTTCGCCGCATCGGCGCCGCTGCGGCGGTGGCGCATTGCCTACCACATGATCTGTTCCTGCCGCGCCATGAGCATCCTCGTCAGGAAGCAGTTCGCCGCCATCCGCTGGGCCCCCTCCTACGTCGCTATCGATGTCGACGGCGACTCTACATCGTTGACTTTCCCCAAAGTCGCGGACGCTGGCAGTCTTAAGCCCCTCGTCAAGGAGCGGCGCCTCGAGGACCTCCACCGCCTTGGCGGATCAGCAGGTCTGGTTAGCGCGCTGGCCTCCGACGCAGAGGATGGCATACAGGGGGGCGGCGACGACCTGAGCTCCCGCCAGGCGGCGTTCGGCTCCAACACCTACCCCCGACCGAAGCCCAAGGGTTTCTTCCACTTCGTGTTCGAGGCGATCAACGACTTGTTCATCATCATCCTCATGGTCTGCGCCGCCATCTCCCTCGCCTTCGGTATCAAGGAGCACGGCCTCAAAGACGGATGGTACGACGGCGCCAGCATCTTCCTCGCTGTCTTCCTCGTCTCCGTCGTCTCCGCCGTCAGCAACTTCCGACAGATGAAGCGTTTCCACAAGCTGTCGGCGGAATGCGACAACATCCGCGCCACCGTCGTCCGCGGCGGCCGCCGACAGCCGGTGTCCATCTCCGACGTCGTGGTCGGCGACGTCGTCTTGTTAAACATCGGCGACCAGGTCCCGGCCGACGGAGTCTTCCTTCAGGGGCACTCTCTGCAGGTCGACGAATCGAGCATGACGGGCGAGAGCCACCCGGTGGACGTCGACGCCGTCAAGAACCCTTTCCTCACTTCCGGCGTCAAGGTCATCGACGGTTACGCCTCGATGCTCGTCACGGCCGTCGGCACCGACACGACGTGGGGCGAAATGATGGGCTCCATCACCCGCGAGACGTCGGAGCCGACGCCGCTGCAGGAGCGGCTTCAGGGGCTGACGTCGAGCATCGGGAAGATCGGCATCGCGGTTGCCGCCGTCGTCTTCGCCGTACTCGTTATCCGCTACTTCACCGGGAGCACGAAGGGCGACGACGGACGGCCCAAGTTCGACAAGCACAATGCAAAAGCCTCTGACGTCATCAGCGGCCTCGTCGACATGTTTCAGGACGCGGTCACCATCATCGTGGTCGCCATCCCCGAAGGCTTGCCGCTCGCCGTCACGCTGACGCTGGCCTTCTCCATGACAAGAATGATGAAGGACAACGCCATGGTCCGGAGGCTCTCTGCTTGCGAGACCATGGGTTCGGTCACCACCATCTGCACCGATAAAACAGGGACCTTGACGTTGAACAGGATGAAGGTCACCCAATTCTGGATCGGAAATGAGCAATGCACGCCGGCAACTTCGATCGCGCCGGGCGTTCTGACATTGCTATACCAGGCCGTCGGGCTGAACACCACCGGCAGCGTCTTCCAGCCTACCGCGGCGTCGGAGCCAGAGATCACCGGAAGCCCAACGGAAAAGGCTCTGCTTTCGTGGTCAATTTCGGATCTCGGAATGGTTGCggaagaaatgaagaagaagtgcGTCGTCATCCATGTCGAGGCCTTCAATTCGGAGAAGAAGCGGAGTGGAATCTTCGTGGAAGAGAAAGCGAGCGGAGCGATGATCACGCACTGGAAAGGAGCCGCCGAGATGCTTCTGGTCCGATGCTCTCATTACACAGAGACGAACGGGAGCGTTAAACGTGTCGATCTCGAGGCCAAATCCAAGCTCGAATCGATCATCCATGACATGGCCGCCTCGAGTCTCCGCTGCATCGCCTTCGCCTACAAGAACACCACCGGAACAGAGGGCTTCGAGGCCAACCGAGGTGAAGCATCAAGGCTCGACGACACCGAGCTCACCCTTCTGGGGTTCGTCGGCCTAAAAGACCCGTGTCGCCCGGAGGTGGCGCGCGCGATCGATGCTTGCAGAAATGCCGGAGTCGGAGTCAAGATGATCACGGGGGACAACGTGTTCACGGCCAGGGCCATCGCCGTCGAGTGCGGTATAATTAGACCAGAGGAGTCGGAGGCTTTGGTCGTGGAAGGGCAGGAGTTCAGGAACTACTCGCCGGAGGAGCGTCTGGAGAAGGTCGACCAGATTTGCGTCATGGCGAGGTCGTCCCCTTTCGACAAGCTCCTGATGGTGCAGTGTCTGAAGCAGAAGGGGCAAGTGGTGGCCGTCACCGGCGACGGAACAAACGACGCGCCGGCACTGAAGGAGGCCGACGTGGGTCTGGCGATGGGCATCCAAGGCACGGAAGTCGCCAAGGAGAGTTCCGACATAGTGATCATGGACGACAACTTCGATACGGTGGTGACGGTCATGCGATGGGGGCGGTGCGTCTACAACAACATCCAGAAGTTCCTCCAGTTCCAACTCACGGTCAACGTCGCCGCCCTGGTGATCAACTTCGTTTCCGCAGTGGCCACCGGCGCCGTGCCGCTGACGACCGTGCAGCTCCTGTGGGTGAACCTGATCATGGACACGATGGGCGCGCTGGCTCTGGCCACCGACACGCCCACCAGGGAGTTGATGGAGAAGCCGCCGGTGGGGCGGACGGCGCCGCTGATCACCAGCGTAATGTGGCGCAACCTGTTGGCGCAGGCTCTGTTCCAGGTGGCGGTGCTGCTGGTGTTCCAGTTCCGAGGGGAGTCGCTGTTGGGATGGAGCGAGGCGGAGAACAACACGATGATCTTCAACACCTTCGTCCTCTGCCAAGTCTTCAACGAGTTCAACGCGAGGAAgctggagaaaaagaacgtgtTCCAGGGGATCCACAAGAACAAGCTGTTCTTGGGGATCGTGGCTGTCACGGTGGTCTTGCAGGTGATGATGGTCGAGTTTCTGAGGAAGTTCGCTGGCACGGTGAGGTTGGGATGGGGACAGTGGGGGATCTGCGTCGGCATCGCGACCATCTCGTGGCCAATTGGGTGGCTCGTGAAGTTTATGCCCGTGGCCGACAATCCATGGCTTCAACTCCGGCGCTACGTCAAAGCTTGA